In a single window of the Papaver somniferum cultivar HN1 chromosome 8, ASM357369v1, whole genome shotgun sequence genome:
- the LOC113304486 gene encoding low-temperature-induced 65 kDa protein-like isoform X2, with amino-acid sequence MDHPQTRSAGGLEQDEPVVEKKPSYMNRVKAKARKIRDSIGSKMQNHDHELEEEDHFDQDAPENEPEIHVEPKHESPAFKTGSDKLNSETTPSNLAEHGDAETTREYGEAGVPGPKRYSSEHAESCPTGLNFGEKSNTDQTKSNLGVRSSAEEPKTDLDVTSTPLEVEKAAVISELDSRPTLDFDEPSVEVPLEAEKTAVVSELNSTIHRVDSEKPYKWNLESNLEVSPELEAEKAAVITEINSSIPRMVSEKPYTSSMEANSSESTPLEVDKENVAPTWMDFEKENEEQATDQFGIGASEIHHSEVTGLTDAGAKDADVEPMTQSFRGIDITEKPESTITGTEGNENTEDFYEAKSDSMNVDEEPNVNPIYTEKKPSAPAAIANTAASTIIGTAISAKDAVASKLGYNGNDTVTKDAKAMDTDGSRSIDEETKSSTEYLAPVYEKFGGAGTGDVGTEKDTSSVAGTGTEEGVGLATEHNTGGTVKDYLVEKLSPADEGKPLLEVFSEVMHKPKEEFPEKVAENMDKVTDSAEVTKRLGTDERGYERDEEESFGTDGGSLGGGGSFGGGPGGMESPAASKMGEQVREHDTGASESPEVAARLGTDERGYERDDDDSFGADAISTGRGIESPTASMGMVDRAKGLVNYYWYGTETDVKPDENETGAKLDDEVRKVADAGAERRKNERHETSTTGVVGEN; translated from the exons ATGGATCATCCTCAAACACGTTCTGCAGGTGGGCTTGAGCAAGATGAACCTGTTGTTGAGAAGAAACCGTCGTATATGAATCGGGTAAAAGCTAAAGCAAGGAAGATTAGAGACAGTATTGGTTCAAAGATGCAAAATCATGACCACGAGCTAGAGGAAGAAGATCACTTTGATCAGGATGCTCCTGAGAATGAACCAGAAATTCATGTGGAACCTA AACACGAATCACCGGCGTTTAAGACTGGTAGCGATAAACTTAACTCTGAAACAACCCCGTCGAATTTAGCCGAACATGGAGATGCAGAGACAACGAGGGAATATGGGGAAGCCGGAGTTCCTGGACCAAAGCGGTATTCCAGCGAACACGCAGAATCTTGCCCAACCGGGTTGAATTTTGGTGAAAAGTCAAATACAGACCAAACTAAGAGCAATTTGGGAGTGCGGAGTAGTGCAGAAGAACCTAAGACCGATTTGGATGTGACGTCCACACCGTTGGAGGTTGAAAAGGCAGCAGTTATATCTGAACTTGATTCTAGACCGACGTTGGATTTCGACGAGCCGAGTGTAGAAGTACCATTGGAGGCTGAAAAGACAGCCGTCGTATCTGAATTGAACTCAACTATACACAGGGTGGATTCTGAGAAGCCGTATAAATGGAACCTTGAGTCCAATTTGGAAGTAAGTCCAGAGTTGGAGGCTGAAAAGGCAGCCGTCATAACAGAAATAAATTCATCCATACCCAGGATGGTTTCCGAGAAGCCGTATACTTCATCAATGGAGGCCAATTCGTCAGAATCCACGCCGTTGGAGGTTGACAAGGAAAATGTTGCACCAACATGGATGGATTTCGAAAAGGAGAATGAAGAACAAGCTACAGATCAATTTGGAATTGGTGCATCCGAAATTCACCATTCAGAAGTCACTGGTCTTACAGATGCAG GTGCCAAGGATGCAGATGTAGAACCAATGACGCAGTCATTTAGGGGAATTGATATCACCGAAAAGCCAGAATCTACAATCACTGGAACAGAAGGTAATGAGAATACCGAAGACTTTTATGAGGCTAAATCAGATAGCATGAATGTGGACGAAGAACCAAATGTAAATCCTATTTACACTGAGAAGAAGCCTTCTGCACCGGCTGCTATTGCAAATACTGCAGCATCAACTATTATTGGAACAGCAATTTCTGCAAAAGATGCCGTCGCTTCCAAACTTGGGTATAACGGAAATGACACTGTCACAAAGGATGCAAAGGCGATGGATACCGATGGTTCAAGAAGCATTGATGAAGAGACGAAGTCGTCGACTGAATACTTAGCTCCTGTTTACGAGAAATTTGGAGGAGCCGGAACTGGTGATGTGGGCACTGAAAAGGATACAAGTTCTGTGGCAGGTACAGGTACCGAAGAGGGAGTAGGCTTAGCTACAGAACACAATACAGGCGGAACAGTGAAGGATTATCTAGTAGAAAAGTTAAGTCCTGCTGACGAAGGCAAACCCTTATTAGAAGTGTTCTCAGAAGTTATGCATAAACCAAAAGAAGAGTTTCCAGAGAAAGTCGCTGAGAATATGGATAAAGTAACTGATTCAGCAGAAGTAACTAAAAGATTAGGAACCGATGAGCGTGGTTatgaaagagatgaagaagagagttTTGGAACTGACGGAGGTAGTCTTGGTGGTGGAGGTAGTTTTGGTGGAGGACCTGGAGGAATGGAGAGCCCTGCTGCGAGTAAGATGGGGGAACAAGTTAGAGAACACGATACCGGAGCATCTGAATCACCAGAGGTAGCTGCAAGACTAGGGACTGATGAGCGTGGTTATGAAAGGGATGATGATGATAGTTTTGGAGCTGATGCAATAAGTACTGGTAGAGGAATTGAGAGCCCTACAGCAAGTATGGGAATGGTTGATCGAGCTAAAGGATTGGTTAATTATTATTGGTATGGAACTGAAACTGATGTTAAACCTGACGAGAACGAAACTGGTGCTAAACTTGATG ATGAGGTGCGGAAGGTTGCTGATGCTGGCGCCGAAAGAAGGAAGAATGAAAGACATGAAACAAGTACCACAGGGGTTGTTGGTGAAAACTAG
- the LOC113304486 gene encoding low-temperature-induced 65 kDa protein-like isoform X1, translating to MDHPQTRSAGGLEQDEPVVEKKPSYMNRVKAKARKIRDSIGSKMQNHDHELEEEDHFDQDAPENEPEIHVEPKHESPAFKTGSDKLNSETTPSNLAEHGDAETTREYGEAGVPGPKRYSSEHAESCPTGLNFGEKSNTDQTKSNLGVRSSAEEPKTDLDVTSTPLEVEKAAVISELDSRPTLDFDEPSVEVPLEAEKTAVVSELNSTIHRVDSEKPYKWNLESNLEVSPELEAEKAAVITEINSSIPRMVSEKPYTSSMEANSSESTPLEVDKENVAPTWMDFEKENEEQATDQFGIGASEIHHSEVTGLTDAGAKDADVEPMTQSFRGIDITEKPESTITGTEGNENTEDFYEAKSDSMNVDEEPNVNPIYTEKKPSAPAAIANTAASTIIGTAISAKDAVASKLGYNGNDTVTKDAKAMDTDGSRSIDEETKSSTEYLAPVYEKFGGAGTGDVGTEKDTSSVAGTGTEEGVGLATEHNTGGTVKDYLVEKLSPADEGKPLLEVFSEVMHKPKEEFPEKVAENMDKVTDSAEVTKRLGTDERGYERDEEESFGTDGGSLGGGGSFGGGPGGMESPAASKMGEQVREHDTGASESPEVAARLGTDERGYERDDDDSFGADAISTGRGIESPTASMGMVDRAKGLVNYYWYGTETDVKPDENETGAKLDADEVRKVADAGAERRKNERHETSTTGVVGEN from the exons ATGGATCATCCTCAAACACGTTCTGCAGGTGGGCTTGAGCAAGATGAACCTGTTGTTGAGAAGAAACCGTCGTATATGAATCGGGTAAAAGCTAAAGCAAGGAAGATTAGAGACAGTATTGGTTCAAAGATGCAAAATCATGACCACGAGCTAGAGGAAGAAGATCACTTTGATCAGGATGCTCCTGAGAATGAACCAGAAATTCATGTGGAACCTA AACACGAATCACCGGCGTTTAAGACTGGTAGCGATAAACTTAACTCTGAAACAACCCCGTCGAATTTAGCCGAACATGGAGATGCAGAGACAACGAGGGAATATGGGGAAGCCGGAGTTCCTGGACCAAAGCGGTATTCCAGCGAACACGCAGAATCTTGCCCAACCGGGTTGAATTTTGGTGAAAAGTCAAATACAGACCAAACTAAGAGCAATTTGGGAGTGCGGAGTAGTGCAGAAGAACCTAAGACCGATTTGGATGTGACGTCCACACCGTTGGAGGTTGAAAAGGCAGCAGTTATATCTGAACTTGATTCTAGACCGACGTTGGATTTCGACGAGCCGAGTGTAGAAGTACCATTGGAGGCTGAAAAGACAGCCGTCGTATCTGAATTGAACTCAACTATACACAGGGTGGATTCTGAGAAGCCGTATAAATGGAACCTTGAGTCCAATTTGGAAGTAAGTCCAGAGTTGGAGGCTGAAAAGGCAGCCGTCATAACAGAAATAAATTCATCCATACCCAGGATGGTTTCCGAGAAGCCGTATACTTCATCAATGGAGGCCAATTCGTCAGAATCCACGCCGTTGGAGGTTGACAAGGAAAATGTTGCACCAACATGGATGGATTTCGAAAAGGAGAATGAAGAACAAGCTACAGATCAATTTGGAATTGGTGCATCCGAAATTCACCATTCAGAAGTCACTGGTCTTACAGATGCAG GTGCCAAGGATGCAGATGTAGAACCAATGACGCAGTCATTTAGGGGAATTGATATCACCGAAAAGCCAGAATCTACAATCACTGGAACAGAAGGTAATGAGAATACCGAAGACTTTTATGAGGCTAAATCAGATAGCATGAATGTGGACGAAGAACCAAATGTAAATCCTATTTACACTGAGAAGAAGCCTTCTGCACCGGCTGCTATTGCAAATACTGCAGCATCAACTATTATTGGAACAGCAATTTCTGCAAAAGATGCCGTCGCTTCCAAACTTGGGTATAACGGAAATGACACTGTCACAAAGGATGCAAAGGCGATGGATACCGATGGTTCAAGAAGCATTGATGAAGAGACGAAGTCGTCGACTGAATACTTAGCTCCTGTTTACGAGAAATTTGGAGGAGCCGGAACTGGTGATGTGGGCACTGAAAAGGATACAAGTTCTGTGGCAGGTACAGGTACCGAAGAGGGAGTAGGCTTAGCTACAGAACACAATACAGGCGGAACAGTGAAGGATTATCTAGTAGAAAAGTTAAGTCCTGCTGACGAAGGCAAACCCTTATTAGAAGTGTTCTCAGAAGTTATGCATAAACCAAAAGAAGAGTTTCCAGAGAAAGTCGCTGAGAATATGGATAAAGTAACTGATTCAGCAGAAGTAACTAAAAGATTAGGAACCGATGAGCGTGGTTatgaaagagatgaagaagagagttTTGGAACTGACGGAGGTAGTCTTGGTGGTGGAGGTAGTTTTGGTGGAGGACCTGGAGGAATGGAGAGCCCTGCTGCGAGTAAGATGGGGGAACAAGTTAGAGAACACGATACCGGAGCATCTGAATCACCAGAGGTAGCTGCAAGACTAGGGACTGATGAGCGTGGTTATGAAAGGGATGATGATGATAGTTTTGGAGCTGATGCAATAAGTACTGGTAGAGGAATTGAGAGCCCTACAGCAAGTATGGGAATGGTTGATCGAGCTAAAGGATTGGTTAATTATTATTGGTATGGAACTGAAACTGATGTTAAACCTGACGAGAACGAAACTGGTGCTAAACTTGATG CAGATGAGGTGCGGAAGGTTGCTGATGCTGGCGCCGAAAGAAGGAAGAATGAAAGACATGAAACAAGTACCACAGGGGTTGTTGGTGAAAACTAG